From Chloroflexota bacterium, the proteins below share one genomic window:
- a CDS encoding GNAT family N-acetyltransferase produces MDSLAADRRPRKRNTANVQGEPMSKQHIYKLTAFPKDISLRDGTKITFRPMVAADEQELIAFFKRVPAEDRYYLKEDVTSPSVIKKWIQELDYDRALPILAWAGGRVVGDGTLHRTRASARRHVAEIRIIVDAIYRQKGLGTLLLHELAGVANANGIERVKIEAVAEKEDQAIKAAEYVGFVRVGLLPGHAKDMDGRLRDVVILEMPMGKWFEWWQF; encoded by the coding sequence ATGGATTCCCTGGCCGCCGATCGGCGGCCGAGAAAGCGGAACACAGCAAACGTACAAGGAGAACCGATGAGCAAGCAGCACATCTACAAACTCACTGCATTTCCCAAGGACATCAGTCTCCGCGATGGCACCAAGATCACCTTCAGGCCCATGGTCGCTGCCGATGAGCAAGAGTTGATCGCCTTCTTCAAGCGCGTTCCTGCCGAGGATCGCTACTACCTCAAGGAAGACGTCACCAGCCCCTCGGTCATCAAGAAATGGATCCAAGAGCTCGATTACGACCGCGCGCTCCCTATCCTCGCCTGGGCCGGCGGCCGCGTCGTCGGCGATGGGACCCTCCACCGCACCCGCGCCAGCGCCCGCCGCCACGTCGCCGAGATCCGCATCATTGTTGACGCTATCTATCGCCAGAAGGGCCTCGGTACCCTGCTCCTCCATGAGCTGGCGGGTGTCGCCAACGCCAACGGCATCGAGCGCGTAAAGATCGAGGCCGTGGCCGAAAAGGAAGACCAAGCCATCAAAGCTGCAGAATACGTCGGCTTCGTCCGCGTCGGCCTTCTGCCCGGCCACGCCAAGGATATGGACGGCCGCCTCCGCGATGTCGTTATCCTAGAGATGCCTATGGGCAAGTGGTTCGAGTGGTGGCAGTTCTAA
- a CDS encoding Hsp20/alpha crystallin family protein, translating to MGKEKREKESKKLAVTKRLSETPISPFHDLDEFFDRAMGGWPFERPGWLTRRFGDLRLGRHAWAPRVDVLKSEKGVTVKADLPGLKAEDIKVDVQHGVLTISGSREEAKETKEKDYYRSERFSGSFSRSIALPEGAEADKISADYKDGVLEVTVPTSGEAGKAKAIPVQQKQ from the coding sequence ATGGGCAAAGAGAAAAGGGAAAAAGAGTCGAAGAAGCTCGCGGTCACGAAGCGCCTCTCGGAGACGCCGATTTCGCCGTTCCACGATCTTGATGAGTTCTTCGATAGGGCGATGGGCGGCTGGCCTTTCGAGCGACCCGGATGGCTCACGCGCCGCTTCGGCGACCTGCGACTGGGCAGGCATGCGTGGGCGCCGCGAGTTGACGTGCTGAAGAGCGAAAAAGGGGTCACGGTGAAGGCCGATCTCCCCGGGTTGAAGGCGGAGGATATCAAGGTGGACGTGCAGCACGGGGTGCTGACGATCAGCGGCTCCCGGGAAGAGGCGAAGGAGACGAAGGAGAAGGACTACTACCGGAGCGAGCGTTTCTCCGGGTCGTTCTCGCGAAGCATCGCGCTGCCGGAGGGCGCAGAGGCAGACAAGATTTCGGCGGACTATAAGGACGGGGTGCTGGAAGTGACGGTGCCTACATCAGGGGAGGCGGGCAAGGCAAAGGCGATCCCGGTGCAGCAGAAGCAGTGA
- a CDS encoding response regulator transcription factor: MTTVLIVEDDKGVRRMLRFAMREAGFDVVEAANGIEGLALLDTQGVDAVVLDLALPGESQAAMLKRLRGRERKPPVWVAVSAMDEREAETKFGRLEGRLIAKPYNPWQVIGDIKAMLVQRDGRAG, translated from the coding sequence GTGACGACGGTACTGATCGTTGAGGACGACAAAGGCGTGCGACGGATGCTCCGGTTCGCGATGCGGGAGGCCGGGTTCGACGTGGTGGAGGCGGCGAACGGCATCGAGGGGCTGGCGCTGCTGGACACGCAGGGCGTTGATGCGGTGGTGCTGGACCTGGCGCTACCCGGGGAATCGCAGGCGGCGATGCTGAAGCGACTGCGGGGGCGGGAGCGCAAGCCGCCCGTGTGGGTGGCGGTTTCGGCGATGGACGAGCGAGAGGCGGAGACGAAGTTCGGGCGGCTGGAGGGCAGGCTGATCGCGAAGCCGTATAACCCGTGGCAGGTGATCGGTGATATCAAGGCGATGCTGGTGCAGCGGGACGGCAGAGCCGGATAG
- a CDS encoding CBS domain-containing protein: MKLARDIMNSPVVSIPDDATVGQAARLMLDKGYSALPVVNQKGKVVGIITHTDFGLHERRLPMTEEPLYTLLGAWATPGNMDEVAAMIRSRPVKDVMSKPVVAVQESAPIGEVASLMLRNKVRRLPVLRGESLVGIIASHDFLKLVADPVRKP; this comes from the coding sequence ATGAAACTCGCTCGCGACATCATGAATAGCCCCGTCGTCTCTATCCCTGACGACGCGACCGTCGGTCAGGCGGCGCGACTCATGCTGGATAAGGGCTATAGCGCTTTGCCAGTCGTCAACCAGAAGGGAAAAGTCGTCGGCATCATCACCCACACCGATTTCGGCCTCCATGAGCGCCGCCTTCCCATGACGGAAGAGCCCCTCTACACCCTGCTGGGCGCGTGGGCCACTCCGGGCAACATGGACGAAGTTGCTGCGATGATTCGTAGCCGCCCTGTGAAAGATGTCATGTCCAAGCCCGTCGTCGCCGTCCAGGAGAGCGCCCCCATCGGCGAAGTCGCCTCCCTCATGCTCCGCAACAAGGTGCGTCGCCTCCCCGTCCTCCGTGGCGAGAGCCTCGTCGGCATCATCGCCAGCCACGATTTCCTCAAGCTCGTCGCTGACCCCGTCCGCAAGCCGTAA